The Malus sylvestris chromosome 14, drMalSylv7.2, whole genome shotgun sequence genome segment GTACCACTACAACACAATGTTTCGATCTAATAATACATTGTTATAAACAAATCCTTGCCATACAACAATATGCTGTTAAAGTTGAACGTTATGATAACAATGAACCGGTCGTGCATTGCACAGTTGCACAGGGAGTCTTGAAGTGCAAGGAGGAGGAGTAAATTCCACACGCGTGCATTTATATTACTTTTAATTTCTGCGGCACTAGTTATTATTACTTTGAATCCGATTCCTGAAGGAATCCTGAGCCTGAGATTGCGATTAATGATTGTTATTGCATTGCAGCGCAAAATACGTCCACCAATcagccatcaacaaaattaaagataattaaataattatatttaCTATTTATTCTTCTTCTGCAAAAGTAAATATGTATATACTTTGCAGGTTTCCAGAATCCATATGAAGAAACTACACATTAAAAAGGCGCGTGCTTCCTCTGCAAGAGACACAGATGGGACAACTGAaccacaaaggcacccttttatttttataaattttataaattttattttttaattttgattttatttatttttttacttggcCACTAAGGACAAAGGTTTCAAGAATTCCTGACCGATAACTGACTACTTTTTGTTTCGAAAATATCTGTGGTCCTTTGTACTATAAAATTaaggaaattttaacgaaaaatttttAGTACTgtcaattttaatgaaaaattacatttttacattaaagagTTAATTctggtattattcattttaccttttattttgtcatttttattaaaactcaaagttttcaaccaattttcattaattttccttaaatttAAGTCTCTAAACCTGATAAATAAAGTAACCCAATTTCATCACCCTTCTTCAACAACTACAAAAACTTTGCATCTtataacatgaaacaacattagcATCACTACTGGAACGTTCTGATTTAATAATACAAGTAATGTATATGTTTTTTCGGTATTTTATTACATTATTAAATCGAAACATCACGTAACAGCTAACccgttttatataaattgcacTCTAAAAACTAAAACGAATCTAAAATATAAACACAAGGTTAAAATCTTTCCCCTTTCTTTCGTACTATTCATTCAACTAACCAACTCTTATGATTTTGATCCAAGAGATTTATTTTTGCGTACAAAAAATGTATATATAACGTTTCTTACGGTAATTGTTCCTGTGAGTCGCTATCGTCACTTAGAACAAATATTGTAAATTTGTAAGTAGATGGCATGCCCACCCTTTTGTATGCAACAACCTTTCCTGGTAGTTAACCTAAGTATGCCTAACTAGGCAATGTCCGTGCCCGcaacaaaattgaaaatcgGTTAAGTGGGGACATTTGCATATGATTAATACtcacattaaataaaattcccTTTATTtggaaaataaagaagaagataaagataaaatttTCTTTAGACCATCTTCAACCCTTGGAGATAAAAGCTTAAAAATTTAagctataaattttaattgtttttctcctccaacctttatgatttaaaattttagcccgtaATGATAAAATAATGATTTTAACCTAACTTTTTGTTTTCAGTAactttttttaaagtaaaatttatgtaggttatgttaatttatttttatgaacattttagtctaaaaatatttaaattccaataagtaattaaaaatcatacaaatacataggtatttataaagttttaagttaaatttgatttgaataattttcttaaattattttagataGTAGATTTAATTTTAGGCCgtcaaataaatttttttactattaGATTTGATCTCATTTTATCATCGCCTTtagattataagtaaaaaacaaaaaaaagtttaaaattgGCCACGCCCCATTTTTAGTCAACACTAATAAATACTAATATTGGCTTAAATCCAAGGGAGAATCTAGCCCAGATATATTTTCTCCCCATGACTTATTTTAGCCCATCGTTagagatgttttttttttgggtatattttaagttttatctCATGGATTGAAGATGGTCTTAGTGGGTGAAATGACGTATTGTCCATTAGGCCGGTGGAAAAGTAACCAAATTCAGATTGGGCTGTCCCACTATAAGCCGAACTTGGGCCAAGTCTGGGTCTTACCAAGAGTCAACTAATGACTCATTTGGGAGTGTTTATGTAGAAATGATTTTACCAAATTAGGAGCAAAAGTGCTTTTATTAGAAATatggtaaaaaaagaaaatttgaaaatcaaagTGTTTcctaaaaattatttgaaagcACCAGCTATGTGCTTCTCGAGAAAGTCTCTCTATGACTTATAAGCACTTTTTAAGTTTTTCTCCCAATACAGCCCGAAATGTTCTCTCAAACACTTTTTGACATTCCATAAGCAATCTCAAACAAGTCATTGATTATCATTTAAGGAGTTTTTATCTTTTATTAGAAATATGTTAAAAAGAATTTATTAAACGTTCAAGTGTTTCTTGAAAATCACTTCAAAATGCTTCCTAAAGAATCACCAGCTATGTGCTTCTCTAGAAAGTTTAGAAAGTTCTGCTATGACATATGCAATTCCTAGTTTTTTCTGTCAAATGCAGTCTAAAACGCTTTTTGCCCTTTCCAGAAGCCAGTCTCAAACAAGCCCTCAATTATCATGTAAAGcgtttttaaaatttgctaAACACTCCATATTCCGTAAGCGATTTTCGTTTGCGCATAAATCACTCCCGAACGGGCCCTACATTGAACATGGATAATGTGATCGCAATCCTAACCCACCTATCGCAATTCGTCACCACAAAGTTGAACAATAGAGAGAGATACATTAAACAGCAATGCACACAAGAAAATCTGAAATGGCGTTAGCTTTTCATACATATTTACTCAGGATTCTTGAGAAATTCACATGATGGAGAAGTTGGAGGCTACTAAAAGGTCAAACAAGTCGCAGCTCTTCCTACATAGACATCAAACTTTGGACAACAAGGATTCTTCTCTCTATCCGATTTTCGGGTTTGCATTAGTAAATCATGTTAAGGCAGAGACATACCCAAGCTAAGAATCTGGAATATGTACTACACTGGTAGTTGCTTGGTCTTCCCTCTTTGATGATTTCTTTCTGTTCCTCTCAGATTGTGGTTCTTTGGCTTTCAGATCGTTGCAGAAGGACCTCAACAAGGCGGCCAGATGTTCGTTTCTGTGTGCTGAAACCGTGTTTTCCATGAAGAATCAGTACATCCAGAGTCCAAAGAAAAaagttcaaacaaaaaaatatagaagACAGAACAGAATAACTAGGTTCATAAGAATTTGGGACACATTGTTATATCATTCGATCTCGGTGGGGGTGACATCAATGAGAAATCTAAGGCTTGAAGAATGAAGACTCACCAGAAAGTATGACGTCTTCCATGTTTGCAGTTTTACGACCACCGTGTTGAGAAAATAACTCGAGGTCCTTTGCCAACTGTTCTGCTTTGCAAAATTGCAAATCTTCCATTAGTAACCCATGATTGAAATTTAACATACAGGACACTGCAGCAATCTAAACTATCTTTCAGAAGAACTGTTAAGCTCAGGAAATTTAAGCATGGCATAAAAATTCTTAGGGTGAAAGAAATGTATGATGCATCAAAAGCAATGTCACAATTTTCAAACCATCACATA includes the following:
- the LOC126600549 gene encoding protein MHF1 homolog; translation: MEREEDDSESELLIDRFRLSTIHIAEAEAKRNAMEISGPVMACIADLAFKYTEQLAKDLELFSQHGGRKTANMEDVILSAHRNEHLAALLRSFCNDLKAKEPQSERNRKKSSKREDQATTSVVHIPDS